A single window of Halostella salina DNA harbors:
- a CDS encoding right-handed parallel beta-helix repeat-containing protein: MGNDKRSENTDTDDFPERDHEKVDLTGDESAGNGSAADSVDRRSFLKVAGTATAAAIGFSGSAAAATTVEGIEFDRVVNGVEDLGMDPEGNDYVHTEIEEALSQSGTLLELPPGTYRVPGNGHTPSVTVSSNRVGIRGTGDARGDVRFVTDQGQYARWLNWSGSDFLLSNLVFDQYDSFDTMLGALLSPNGGACKIVGCGLEGSEPSQRSVGGFSQNRDPMLFQFVNSGGHIVVQDWVDLTPVQYDDYPNNRAMFWGAAGATGSAEFRDMWVRGGSGSVIYFGKDRMAPIEVANCHFRHVHDKAVRVTGSETTIRNCTWWYDDTQWHPDSHVRGGGTPSQASTRSLWAQTNSSYARAGPTVENCHVKVDNLQWGDGGMHWNRYTSGGTVRNSRFELNAGGAAVRAGSGSSTVTVENSAFTGSSGTVASGGGVEVRRVCNSLDGSGSGCAAPEIPEEFPGESVSSPDSGSGSEDGSGSDTLDRTLTVESTGEARASYEFSVTEALEAGSNANTSNAEYLDAVDGTTGSGSVALYGTDDYRFAGELESAVVDGPANVFVDGEQVETEAPEPEPTPKTLELTSTGEARATYEVAVTGGIEAGDRANTSNAEYLDEVGDSTASGSVAVFGTDDYEFTGELESVVVDGPAAAYVDGEQVETQAPSEETDGSDGDGEESNDDGQTAEPTKTLEVSSTGSARATYEFTVTGEIEAGDRANTSNADFLDEISGSTASGSVALYGTDDYEFTGELDSIDVDGPAEVYVDGTITDTGGE; the protein is encoded by the coding sequence ATGGGAAACGACAAGCGATCCGAGAATACCGACACCGATGACTTTCCCGAGCGGGATCACGAGAAAGTGGATCTTACCGGAGACGAATCGGCCGGCAACGGGAGCGCGGCGGACAGCGTCGACCGGCGTTCGTTCCTGAAGGTCGCGGGGACGGCGACGGCCGCCGCTATCGGATTCTCCGGAAGCGCGGCCGCGGCGACGACGGTCGAGGGGATCGAGTTCGACCGCGTCGTGAACGGCGTCGAGGACCTCGGGATGGACCCCGAGGGGAACGACTACGTTCACACCGAGATCGAGGAGGCGCTTTCCCAGTCGGGGACGCTCCTCGAACTGCCGCCGGGGACGTACAGGGTGCCCGGCAACGGCCACACGCCGAGCGTCACCGTCTCGTCGAACCGCGTCGGTATTCGCGGCACCGGCGACGCGCGCGGCGACGTGCGGTTCGTCACCGACCAGGGGCAGTACGCGCGGTGGCTGAACTGGTCCGGCAGCGACTTCCTGCTGTCGAACCTCGTGTTCGACCAGTACGACTCGTTCGACACGATGCTCGGGGCGCTGCTCTCGCCGAACGGCGGGGCCTGCAAGATCGTCGGCTGCGGCCTCGAAGGGTCGGAACCGTCCCAGCGCTCGGTCGGCGGGTTCAGTCAGAACCGCGACCCGATGCTGTTCCAGTTCGTCAACAGCGGCGGTCACATCGTCGTGCAGGACTGGGTAGACCTGACGCCGGTGCAGTACGACGACTACCCGAACAACCGCGCGATGTTCTGGGGCGCGGCGGGAGCGACCGGGAGCGCCGAGTTCCGCGACATGTGGGTCCGGGGCGGCTCCGGCTCCGTGATCTACTTCGGGAAGGACCGGATGGCCCCTATCGAGGTGGCGAACTGCCACTTCCGGCACGTCCACGACAAGGCCGTCCGGGTGACCGGCAGCGAGACGACGATCCGCAACTGCACCTGGTGGTACGACGACACCCAGTGGCACCCCGACTCGCACGTCCGCGGCGGCGGCACGCCGTCGCAGGCGTCGACCCGCTCGCTCTGGGCGCAGACGAACTCGTCGTACGCCCGTGCCGGCCCGACGGTCGAGAACTGTCACGTGAAGGTCGACAACCTCCAGTGGGGGGACGGCGGCATGCACTGGAACCGGTACACAAGCGGCGGGACGGTCCGCAACAGTCGGTTCGAACTCAACGCCGGCGGGGCCGCGGTGCGTGCCGGCAGCGGGTCCAGCACCGTCACCGTGGAGAACTCCGCGTTCACCGGCAGCTCCGGGACCGTCGCCAGCGGCGGGGGCGTCGAGGTCCGCCGGGTCTGCAACTCGCTCGACGGCTCGGGGTCGGGCTGTGCCGCCCCGGAGATCCCCGAGGAGTTTCCGGGCGAGTCGGTGAGCAGCCCTGACTCCGGGTCCGGTTCCGAGGACGGATCAGGGAGCGACACCCTCGACCGGACGCTGACCGTCGAGAGCACGGGGGAGGCCCGCGCGTCCTACGAGTTCAGCGTCACCGAGGCGCTCGAAGCCGGGTCGAACGCCAACACGTCGAACGCCGAGTATCTCGACGCGGTCGACGGCACGACCGGCTCCGGCTCGGTCGCGCTGTACGGCACCGACGACTACCGGTTCGCCGGCGAACTGGAATCCGCCGTCGTCGACGGCCCGGCGAACGTGTTCGTCGACGGCGAGCAGGTCGAGACCGAAGCCCCGGAGCCGGAGCCGACGCCGAAGACGCTCGAACTGACGAGCACGGGCGAGGCCCGTGCCACCTACGAGGTCGCCGTGACCGGCGGGATCGAGGCGGGCGACCGCGCCAACACGTCGAACGCCGAGTATCTCGACGAGGTCGGCGATTCCACCGCGTCCGGCTCGGTCGCCGTGTTCGGCACCGACGACTACGAGTTCACCGGCGAACTGGAGTCCGTCGTCGTCGACGGGCCCGCGGCGGCGTACGTCGACGGCGAGCAGGTGGAGACGCAGGCACCGTCGGAGGAAACCGACGGCAGCGATGGTGACGGCGAGGAGTCGAACGACGACGGCCAAACGGCCGAGCCGACGAAGACGCTCGAGGTGTCGAGCACCGGTTCTGCCCGCGCCACCTACGAGTTCACCGTCACGGGCGAGATCGAGGCGGGCGACCGCGCCAACACGTCGAACGCCGACTTCCTCGACGAGATCAGCGGCTCCACCGCGTCCGGCTCGGTCGCGCTGTACGGCACCGACGACTACGAGTTCACCGGCGAACTCGACAGCATCGACGTCGACGGTCCCGCCGAGGTGTACGTCGACGGAACCATCACCGACACCGGGGGCGAGTAG
- a CDS encoding HalOD1 output domain-containing protein, whose protein sequence is MTRSGISQPDDTVTYDPEADAYYAEHDWDRNASLSVTLVAALAEVSDSDPTDMDPLDSYVDPDALDDLFRPHPGIRRANVGRLELAVAGYRVTVYPDGEIVVRP, encoded by the coding sequence ATGACCCGGTCGGGGATTTCTCAACCCGACGATACGGTCACGTACGACCCCGAAGCCGACGCCTACTACGCCGAACACGACTGGGATCGGAACGCGTCGCTGAGCGTCACGCTCGTCGCGGCGCTCGCCGAAGTCTCCGACAGCGACCCGACGGACATGGACCCGCTCGACTCGTACGTCGACCCGGACGCGCTCGACGACCTGTTCCGACCGCACCCCGGGATCCGGCGCGCGAACGTCGGCCGTCTCGAACTCGCGGTTGCCGGCTACCGCGTCACCGTCTACCCCGACGGGGAGATCGTCGTCCGCCCGTGA
- a CDS encoding YHS domain-containing protein: protein METCPVCGQGIEARNPTETDYEDEAFAPAEAEYDGETYRFCSEDCKRRFEASPEEYA from the coding sequence ATGGAGACCTGTCCAGTCTGCGGCCAGGGGATCGAGGCCCGGAACCCGACGGAGACCGACTACGAGGACGAGGCGTTCGCGCCGGCCGAAGCCGAGTACGACGGCGAGACGTACCGGTTCTGCAGCGAGGACTGCAAGCGACGGTTCGAGGCGTCGCCCGAGGAGTACGCGTGA
- a CDS encoding HalOD1 output domain-containing protein, with product MSAYPTSPVERTARDEPITEAIVWAVAEAKDVDPLDIDVPLYDSIDPDALERILDSDSFEGRIGFSVAGCDVVVYDDRRVVVSEAPDTGTEPSAPPVPGE from the coding sequence ATGAGCGCGTACCCTACATCCCCCGTCGAACGAACCGCACGGGACGAACCGATCACCGAAGCGATCGTCTGGGCGGTCGCCGAAGCCAAAGACGTAGACCCGCTCGACATCGACGTTCCGCTGTACGACAGTATCGACCCCGACGCGCTGGAGCGCATCCTCGATTCGGACAGTTTCGAGGGCCGGATCGGCTTCTCGGTCGCCGGCTGCGACGTCGTCGTGTACGACGACCGGCGCGTGGTCGTCAGTGAGGCTCCGGACACCGGCACGGAGCCGTCCGCACCCCCCGTTCCGGGGGAGTGA
- the rdfA gene encoding rod-determining factor RdfA: MSRTETVTVDCNCKVGRVVDRYGVPDLHEELAERWGEESLRELERYVNERLLGAAMRDAGMELLDGEVENFYDLLVDDDTSEGVRVEVRKRLERADVDVEAVRDDFVSHQSVHSHLRDCLDTTYEDQRDDEDRIESAENTVFALQNRTAAVTEGTLSQLRDADAVALGEFDVFVDVNVTCRECGRHLDIGTLLERGGCECQQ; encoded by the coding sequence ATGAGTCGGACCGAGACGGTGACCGTCGACTGCAACTGCAAGGTCGGCCGCGTCGTCGACCGGTACGGAGTGCCGGATCTACACGAGGAACTCGCCGAACGCTGGGGGGAGGAGAGCCTCCGCGAACTGGAGCGCTACGTCAACGAGCGACTGCTCGGCGCGGCGATGCGCGACGCCGGGATGGAACTGCTCGACGGCGAGGTGGAGAACTTCTACGACCTGCTGGTCGACGACGACACGAGCGAGGGCGTCCGGGTCGAGGTCCGGAAACGGCTTGAGCGCGCCGACGTGGACGTCGAGGCGGTCAGGGACGACTTCGTCTCCCACCAGTCCGTCCACAGCCACCTCCGCGACTGCCTCGACACGACCTACGAGGACCAGCGCGACGACGAGGACCGGATCGAGTCGGCGGAGAACACCGTGTTCGCGCTCCAGAACCGGACGGCGGCGGTCACCGAGGGGACGCTCTCGCAGCTCCGGGACGCGGACGCCGTCGCGCTCGGGGAGTTCGACGTGTTCGTCGACGTGAACGTGACCTGCCGCGAGTGTGGCCGCCATCTCGACATCGGAACCCTGCTGGAGCGAGGCGGCTGCGAATGTCAGCAGTAG
- a CDS encoding DUF5789 family protein yields the protein MTRDQPDAEDVSERAGERRRERAESVERMSADAGAAFLDEHKYPATSEELAAEYGDREIALANETESVGDALDRLVDERFGSADEAREAIFNELTGEAAGSEEYNDERALSDLDDEEASGRPPE from the coding sequence ATGACACGGGACCAGCCGGACGCCGAGGACGTGAGCGAACGCGCGGGGGAGCGCCGCCGGGAGCGGGCCGAGAGCGTCGAGCGGATGTCGGCCGACGCGGGCGCGGCCTTCCTCGACGAGCACAAGTATCCCGCGACGAGCGAGGAACTCGCCGCGGAGTACGGCGACCGTGAGATCGCCCTCGCCAACGAGACCGAGTCCGTCGGCGACGCCCTGGACCGGCTGGTCGACGAGCGCTTCGGCTCCGCCGACGAGGCGCGGGAAGCGATCTTCAACGAACTGACCGGGGAGGCGGCGGGCTCCGAGGAGTACAACGACGAGCGCGCGCTGTCGGATCTGGACGACGAGGAGGCGTCGGGGCGGCCGCCGGAGTGA